The following are from one region of the Vitis riparia cultivar Riparia Gloire de Montpellier isolate 1030 chromosome 14, EGFV_Vit.rip_1.0, whole genome shotgun sequence genome:
- the LOC117929630 gene encoding receptor-like protein EIX2 translates to MADINASIHFLLLIFLSSTFLHLETVKLGSCNGVLNASCTEIERKALVNFKQGLTDPSDRLSSWVGMDCCRWSGVVCSSRPRRVIKLKLRNRYARSPDPDNEGTDDYGAAHAFGGEISHSLLDLKDLRYLDLSMNNFGGLKIPKFIGSFKRLRYLNLSGASFGGTIPPHLGNLSSLLYLDLNSYSLESVENDLHWLSGLSSLRHLNLGNIDFSKAAAYWHRAVNSLSSLLELRLPGCGLSSLPDLSLPFGNVTSLSVLDLSNNGFNSSIPHWLFNFSSLAYLDLNSNSLQGSVPEGFGFLISLEYIDLSFNILIGGHLPRNLGKLCNLRTLKLSFNSISGEITELIDGLSECVNSSSLESLDLGFNYKLDGFLPNSLGHLKNLKSLHLWGNSFVGSIPNTIGNLSSLQEFYISENQMNGIIPESVGQLSALVAADLSENPWVCVVTESHFSNLTSLIELSIKKSSPNITLVFNVNSKWIPPFKLNYLELQACHLGPKFPAWLRTQNQLKTIVLINARISDSIPDWFWKLDLQLDVLDFSNNQLSGKVPNSLKFTENAVVDLSSNRFHGPFPHFSSNLSSLYLSENLFSGPIPRDVGKTMPWLTNFDVSWNSLNGTIPLSLGKITGLTSLILSNNHLSGEIPLIWNDKPDLKMVDMGNNSLSGEIPSSMGTLSSLTFLMLSSNKLTGEIPSSLQNCKDMDSFDLGDNRLSGNLPSWIGEMQSLLILRLRSNFFDGNIPSQVCNLSHLHILDLAHNNLSGSVPSCLGNLSGMATEISDERYEGRLSVVVKGRELIYQSTLYLVKSIDLSDNNLSGKLPEIRNISRLGTLNLSINHFTGNIPEDIGGLSQLETLDLSRNQLSGPIPPSMISLTFLNHLNLSYNRLSGIIPTSNQFQTFNDPSIYRNNLALCGDPLPMKCPGDDEATTDSSRVGNEDHDDEHEDEFEMRWFYVSMGPGFVVGFWAVFGSLIINRSWRRAYFRFLDEMKDRVMVVITVNVARLQKKCKWERRQHRT, encoded by the coding sequence ATGGCTGATATCAATGCCTCCATTCATTTCCTTCTGCTTATTTTCCTCTCCTCCACTTTTCTCCATCTTGAAACTGTTAAACTTGGTTCCTGCAATGGCGTTCTCAATGCCAGCTGCACTGAAATTGAGAGAAAAGCCCTTGTTAATTTCAAACAAGGTCTTACTGATCCTTCCGACAGGCTCTCTTCCTGGGTTGGCATGGATTGCTGCAGATGGAGTGGTGTGGTGTGCAGCTCAAGGCCACGTCGAGTCATCAAGCTCAAACTCCGCAACCGGTATGCTAGAAGTCCGGACCCCGACAATGAAGGTACGGATGACTATGGAGCAGCTCATGCATTTGGCGGCGAGATAAGTCATTCTTTACTTGATTTGAAAGATTTGAGGTACTTGGACTTGAGCATGAACAATTTTGGAGGACTCAAAATCCCCAAGTTCATTGGATCATTCAAGAGGTTGAGATATCTCAATCTCTCAGGAGCATCCTTCGGTGGAACTATCCCACCCCACCTAGGGAACCTTTCTAGCTTGCTCTATCTTGATCTCAACTCTTATTCTCTTGAATCAGTTGAGAATGACCTGCACTGGTTATCAGGTCTTTCTTCTCTGAGACACCTTAATTTGGGAAATATAGATTTTAGCAAGGCTGCAGCTTATTGGCATCGAGCTGTTAACTCCCTTTCTTCACTCTTGGAACTACGCTTACCTGGATGTGGCCTGTCTTCCCTTCCTGATCTCTCTCTTCCATTTGGTAATGTCACCTCACTTTCGGTGCTCGATCTCTCCAACAATGGCTTCAACTCGTCGATACCTCACTGGTTGTTCAACTTTAGTAGTCTTGCATACCTTGATCTCAACTCCAACAGTCTTCAAGGCAGTGTTCCTGAAGGATTTGGTTTCTTGATTTCCCTTGAATACATTGATTTGTCTTTTAATATATTGATTGGAGGTCACTTACCAAGAAACTTAGGAAAGCTTTGCAACTTGCGAACTCTCAAACTATCTTTCAACAGTATTAGTGGAGAGATAACTGAATTGATAGATGGGTTGTCCGAGTGTGTAAACAGTAGTAGCTTAGAGTCTCTGGATTTGGGGTTCAATTATAAACTGGATGGGTTTCTTCCTAATTCTTTGGGACACCTGAAGAACCTAAAGTCTCTTCATCTGTGGGGCAACTCATTTGTGGGGTCAATTCCAAACACCATTGGAAATTTGTCGTCCTTGCAAGAATTCTACATCTCTGAAAATCAAATGAATGGGATAATTCCAGAGAGTGTGGGCCAACTCTCAGCATTGGTTGCAGCGGATCTGTCAGAGAATCCATGGGTTTGTGTTGTGACAGAGTCTCATTTCTCCAATCTCACAAGCTTAATTGAGTTGTCAATCAAGAAGTCATCTCCAAACATCACCTTGGTCTTTAATGTGAATTCTAAATGGATTCCTCCTTTTAAACTCAATTACCTGGAACTCCAAGCATGCCATCTAGGTCCCAAATTTCCTGCATGGCTGAGAACCCAAAACCAGCTGAAGACAATAGTGCTTATCAATGCTAGGATTTCAGACTCCATACCTGATTGGTTTTGGAAGTTAGACTTGCAGCTCGACGTACTGgacttttcaaataatcaactGAGCGGGAAGGTCCCAAATTCATTGAAATTTACAGAAAATGCTGTTGTGGATTTGAGCTCCAACCGCTTTCACGGTCCTTTCCCACACTTTTCTTCTAATCTGAGTTCATTGTATTTGAGTGAGAATTTATTTTCTGGACCAATACCTCGGGATGTTGGCAAAACCATGCCGTGGTTGACAAATTTTGATGTCTCTTGGAACTCTCTAAATGGTACCATTCCCTTGTCTCTAGGTAAGATTACGGGTTTGACAAGTCTGATTCTCTCAAATAATCATTTATCTGGTGAAATTCCTTTGATTTGGAATGATAAACCAGATTTGAAAATGGTTGATATGGGAAATAACAGCCTATCTGGTGAGATCCCTAGCTCAATGGGCACCCTGAGTTCACTTACGTTCTTGATGCTGAGTAGCAACAAACTTACAGGGGAAATTCCTTCTTCACTGCAGAATTGCAAGGACATGGATAGTTTTGACCTTGGCGACAATAGATTATCAGGAAACCTTCCATCATGGATAGGAGAGATGCAATCGTTGTTGATTCTACGTCTGCGATCAAACTTCTTTGATGGAAACATTCCCTCCCAAGTGTGCAATCTTTCCCATCTTCATATATTGGACCTTGCACATAATAATCTGTCAGGATCCGTTCCTTCTTGTTTGGGAAATTTGAGTGGCATGGCTACTGAAATCAGCGATGAGAGATACGAGGGGCGATTGTCAGTTGTGGTGAAAGGAAGAGAACTCATATATCAGAGTACTCTGTATCTTGTGAAGAGCATTGATCTTTCAGACAATAATTTATCGGGAAAGTTGCctgaaataagaaatatttcaaGACTTGGCACCTTGAACTTGTCCATAAACCATTTTACAGGAAATATACCAGAGGACATTGGGGGCTTAAGTCAATTAGAAACTCTGGACCTCTCAAGAAACCAGCTCTCTGGCCCGATTCCACCAAGCATGATTTCTCTGACTTTCTTGAATCACTTGAACCTATCTTACAACAGACTATCTGGTATAATTCCAACAAGCAACCAGTTCCAAACCTTCAATGACCCATCCATATACAGGAATAACCTTGCACTCTGTGGGGATCCTCTGCCGATGAAGTGCCCAGGCGATGATGAAGCTACTACTGATTCTTCCAGGGTGGGTAATGAAGATCATGATGATGAACATGAagatgagtttgaaatgaggTGGTTCTACGTCAGCATGGGGCCTGGATTTGTGGTGGGATTTTGGGCAGTTTTTGGCTCTTTGATAATAAATAGGTCTTGGAGGCGAGCCTACTTCCGGTTCCTGGATGAGATGAAAGATAGAGTGATGGTGGTTATCACAGTGAATGTCGCACGTCTGCAAAAGAAATGCAAATGGGAAAGAAGACAACATCGGACTTGA